A genome region from Solanum pennellii chromosome 12, SPENNV200 includes the following:
- the LOC107007142 gene encoding histone H2A.6 gives MAGRGKTLGSGAAKKAQSRSSKAGLQFPVGRIARFLKAGKYAERVGAGAPVYLAAVLEYLAAEVLELAGNAARDNKKTRIVPRHIQLAVRNDEELSKLLGDVTIANGGVMPNIHNLLLPKKAGSSKPSADED, from the exons ATGGCAGGAAGAGGCAAGACTCTTGGTTCCGGTGCAGCAAAGAAGGCTCAATCTCGGAGTAGCAAAGCTGGTCTTCAATTTCCGGTCGGTCGTATTGCTCGTTTTCTGAAAGCCGGCAAGTATGCCGAGCGTGTTGGTGCTGGAGCTCCCGTGTACCTTGCAGCTGTTCTCGAATACCTTGCTGCTGAG GTGCTGGAATTAGCTGGAAATGCAGCTAGGGATAACAAGAAGACCAGGATAGTCCCAAGGCATATTCAGTTGGCTGTGAGGAACGATGAAGAGCTGAGCAAGCTGCTTGGTGATGTGACCATTGCTAATGGTGGTGTTATGCCCAACATCCATAACCTTTTGCTTCCTAAGAAAGCTGGCTCATCAAAGCCCTCTGCTGACGAAGATTAG